The following proteins are co-located in the Microplitis demolitor isolate Queensland-Clemson2020A chromosome 5, iyMicDemo2.1a, whole genome shotgun sequence genome:
- the LOC106694239 gene encoding 40S ribosomal protein S27, producing MPLAKDYLHPSPAEEKRKHKLKRLVQKPNSYFMDVKCPGCYAIKTIFSHAQRPVECDGCRTILCTPTGGKARLTEGCSFRRKVQC from the coding sequence ATGCCGCTAGCCAAAGATTATCTTCACCCGAGCCCAGCGGAAGAAAAGAGGAAGCACAAGTTGAAGAGATTGGTACAGAAACCAAACAGCTACTTCATGGATGTTAAATGCCCAGGATGTTATGCTATCAAGACCATTTTTTCACATGCTCAGCGACCAGTTGAGTGCGATGGTTGCCGCACGATATTGTGCACACCCACGGGTGGCAAAGCTCGTCTGACAGAAGGATGTTCTTTCAGAAGAAAGGTTCAATGCTAA
- the LOC103580809 gene encoding uncharacterized protein LOC103580809 isoform X1: MFTLKNTSNSTLLCGPLTHARSFLFEAAMHWAENGNQVFYITASPLKSFPAQYHDREDVPPAVYNMIKFIYLENYEALAEQLVELHSFTKLPSLILLDHLDTYIKDVVNSELKDMHIAKLCAILHDSVNACARIKKSKVFLCASVSGSSIQNTPYSLYFDNIWYLNADKNADEIIIKLTEASISPETEVKETKTFEYRKFRDKTLILNKVFNLS; the protein is encoded by the exons atgtttaccttaaaaaatacttcaaaCTCAACGCTTCTGTGTGGACCACTCACTCATGCCagatcatttttatttgaa GCTGCCATGCACTGGGCCGAAAATGGCAATCAAGTTTTTTACATCACAGCAAGTCCATTGAAATCTTTTCCAGCTCAATATCATGACCGTGAAGATGTGCCTCCAGCAGTATAtaatatgattaaatttat ATATCTTGAAAACTATGAAGCATTGGCAGAACAACTAGTAGAATTGCACAGCTTTACGAAACTTCCATCGTTAATTTTGCTAGATCATCTCGATACTTACATCAAAGATGTGGTAAATAGTGAACTCAAAGACATGCACATCGCCAAGTTGTGCGCTATTTTACATGATTCAGTAAATGCTTGTgccagaattaaaaaatctaaagtatttttatgtGCCTCAGTAAGCGGTAGCAGTATACAAAATACTCCTTATTCTTTGTACTTTGATAATATTTGGTATCTAAATGCTGATAAAAACGctgatgaaataataatcaagTTGACCGAAGCATCAATTAGCCCCGAAACTGAagtaaaagaaacaaaaactTTCGAGTATAGAAAATTTCGGGATAAAACACTTATTCTTaacaaagtatttaatttaagttaa
- the LOC103580809 gene encoding uncharacterized protein LOC103580809 isoform X2: protein MHWAENGNQVFYITASPLKSFPAQYHDREDVPPAVYNMIKFIYLENYEALAEQLVELHSFTKLPSLILLDHLDTYIKDVVNSELKDMHIAKLCAILHDSVNACARIKKSKVFLCASVSGSSIQNTPYSLYFDNIWYLNADKNADEIIIKLTEASISPETEVKETKTFEYRKFRDKTLILNKVFNLS from the exons ATGCACTGGGCCGAAAATGGCAATCAAGTTTTTTACATCACAGCAAGTCCATTGAAATCTTTTCCAGCTCAATATCATGACCGTGAAGATGTGCCTCCAGCAGTATAtaatatgattaaatttat ATATCTTGAAAACTATGAAGCATTGGCAGAACAACTAGTAGAATTGCACAGCTTTACGAAACTTCCATCGTTAATTTTGCTAGATCATCTCGATACTTACATCAAAGATGTGGTAAATAGTGAACTCAAAGACATGCACATCGCCAAGTTGTGCGCTATTTTACATGATTCAGTAAATGCTTGTgccagaattaaaaaatctaaagtatttttatgtGCCTCAGTAAGCGGTAGCAGTATACAAAATACTCCTTATTCTTTGTACTTTGATAATATTTGGTATCTAAATGCTGATAAAAACGctgatgaaataataatcaagTTGACCGAAGCATCAATTAGCCCCGAAACTGAagtaaaagaaacaaaaactTTCGAGTATAGAAAATTTCGGGATAAAACACTTATTCTTaacaaagtatttaatttaagttaa